The following are from one region of the Escherichia sp. E4742 genome:
- the otnK gene encoding 3-oxo-tetronate kinase, translated as MIKIGVIADDFTGATDIASFLVENGLPTVQINGVPTGEMPEAIDALVISLKTRSCPVAEATQQSLAALRWLQQQGCRQIYFKYCSTFDSTAKGNIGPVTDALMDALDTPFTVFSPALPVNGRTVYQGYLFVMNQLLAESGMRHHPVNPMTDSYLPRLVEAQSTGRCGVVSAHVFEQGVEAVRQELARLQQEGYRYAVLDALTEHHLEIQGEALRDAALVTGGSGLAIGLARQWAQENGSQAREAGHPLAGRGVVLSGSCSQMTNRQVAHYRQIAPAREVDVARCLSTETLPAYAHELAEWVLSQESELAPLVFATASTDALAAIQQQYGAQKASQAVEALFSQLAARLAAEGVTRFIVAGGETSGVVTQSLGIKGFHIGPTISPGVPWVNALDKPVSLALKSGNFGDEVFFSRAQREFLS; from the coding sequence ATGATCAAGATTGGCGTTATCGCCGATGATTTTACCGGCGCGACGGATATCGCCAGTTTTCTGGTGGAAAACGGTCTACCAACGGTACAAATAAACGGTGTTCCAACAGGTGAAATGCCGGAGGCAATCGACGCGCTGGTAATCAGTCTGAAAACGCGCTCCTGCCCGGTGGCTGAAGCCACACAGCAATCGCTGGCGGCTCTTCGCTGGTTGCAACAACAAGGTTGCCGTCAGATTTATTTCAAATACTGCTCCACTTTCGACAGTACGGCGAAAGGTAATATCGGCCCGGTTACCGATGCATTGATGGATGCTCTCGACACGCCGTTTACAGTCTTTTCTCCGGCTCTGCCGGTCAACGGACGCACGGTTTATCAGGGTTATTTGTTCGTTATGAATCAACTGCTGGCCGAATCCGGGATGCGCCATCATCCGGTAAATCCCATGACCGACAGCTACCTTCCCCGTCTGGTTGAAGCGCAATCCACGGGACGCTGCGGCGTCGTTTCGGCGCATGTTTTCGAACAAGGTGTGGAAGCCGTGCGTCAGGAACTAGCTCGCTTACAGCAAGAGGGCTATCGCTACGCGGTGCTTGATGCGCTGACCGAACACCATCTGGAAATACAGGGAGAAGCCTTACGCGATGCCGCACTGGTAACGGGCGGTTCTGGCCTGGCGATTGGCCTTGCCCGGCAGTGGGCGCAAGAAAACGGTAGCCAGGCGCGCGAAGCGGGGCATCCGCTCGCTGGGCGCGGCGTAGTGCTCTCCGGGTCATGCTCTCAAATGACCAACCGCCAGGTGGCACATTACCGTCAAATTGCACCAGCCCGTGAAGTTGATGTGGCACGCTGCCTCTCAACTGAAACTCTGCCCGCTTATGCACACGAACTGGCGGAATGGGTTCTGAGCCAGGAAAGTGAACTTGCTCCTCTGGTTTTTGCCACCGCCAGCACTGACGCACTGGCAGCAATTCAACAGCAATATGGTGCACAAAAAGCCAGTCAGGCAGTGGAGGCGCTGTTTTCGCAACTGGCTGCCCGGTTAGCAGCGGAAGGTGTGACACGCTTTATTGTCGCAGGCGGTGAAACCTCCGGCGTGGTCACGCAGAGCCTGGGCATAAAAGGGTTTCATATTGGCCCAACCATTTCCCCCGGCGTACCGTGGGTAAACGCACTGGATAAACCTGTCTCACTCGCCCTTAAATCCGGCAACTTTGGCGATGAGGTCTTTTTTTCACGAGCCCAAAGAGAGTTTTTATCATGA
- the otnC gene encoding 3-oxo-tetronate 4-phosphate decarboxylase has product MSDFAKAEQSLREEMTRIASSFFQRGYATGSAGNLSLLLPDGNLLATPTGSCLGNLDPQRLSKVTADGEWLSGDKPSKEVLFHLALYRNNPRCKAVVHLHSTWSTALSCLQGLDSSNVIRPFTPYVVMRMGNVPLVPYYRPGDKRIAQDLAELAADNQAFLLANHGPVVCGESLQEAANNMEELEETAKLIFILGDRPIRYLTAGEIAELRS; this is encoded by the coding sequence ATGAGCGATTTCGCAAAAGCAGAGCAGTCTTTGCGAGAGGAGATGACACGGATTGCCAGTTCATTCTTTCAGCGCGGCTATGCCACCGGTTCGGCTGGCAATCTGTCTCTGCTTTTACCTGACGGGAATTTACTGGCGACGCCGACAGGCTCTTGCCTGGGCAATCTCGATCCGCAGCGGCTTTCCAAAGTTACCGCTGATGGTGAATGGCTAAGTGGTGACAAACCCTCGAAAGAAGTGCTCTTTCATCTGGCGCTGTATCGCAACAATCCGCGCTGTAAAGCGGTGGTGCATTTGCACAGTACATGGTCGACGGCGCTTTCCTGCCTGCAAGGGCTGGACAGCAGCAACGTTATTCGTCCATTCACACCATACGTGGTGATGCGGATGGGAAATGTCCCGCTGGTGCCCTATTACCGCCCGGGCGATAAACGCATCGCGCAGGATCTGGCGGAACTGGCAGCAGATAATCAGGCTTTTTTACTGGCAAATCATGGCCCAGTCGTTTGCGGTGAAAGCCTACAAGAAGCCGCCAACAATATGGAAGAACTGGAGGAAACGGCAAAGCTGATTTTTATTCTCGGTGACCGCCCGATCCGTTATCTGACCGCAGGTGAAATTGCGGAATTAAGGAGTTAA
- a CDS encoding HPr family phosphocarrier protein, which produces MPRFAANLSMMFTEVPFIERFAAARKAGFDAVEFLFPYDYSTQQIQQQLAQNHLTLALFNTAPGDVNAGEWGLSALPGREHEARADIDLALEYALALNCEQVHVMAGVVPAGEDAERYRAVFIDNLRYAADSFAPHGKRVLVEALSPGVKPHYLFSSQYQALAIVEEVARDNVFIQLDTFHAQKVDGDLTHLIRDYAGKYAHVQIAGLPDRHEPDDGEINYPWLFRLFDEVGYQGWIGCEYKPRGLTEEGLGWFDAWR; this is translated from the coding sequence ATGCCTCGTTTTGCAGCTAATTTATCCATGATGTTCACCGAAGTGCCTTTTATTGAACGCTTCGCCGCAGCGCGAAAAGCCGGGTTTGATGCTGTGGAATTTCTGTTTCCCTATGACTACTCCACCCAGCAAATCCAGCAGCAACTGGCGCAAAATCATCTGACGCTGGCGCTGTTCAATACCGCTCCCGGAGATGTTAATGCGGGGGAATGGGGATTATCCGCCCTTCCCGGACGTGAGCACGAAGCACGCGCAGACATCGACCTGGCACTGGAATATGCATTGGCGCTCAATTGTGAACAAGTCCATGTGATGGCAGGCGTCGTGCCCGCTGGCGAAGATGCTGAACGGTACCGGGCAGTATTTATCGATAATCTCCGCTACGCTGCCGACAGCTTTGCGCCACACGGCAAGCGAGTTTTGGTTGAAGCACTCAGCCCCGGCGTTAAGCCTCATTATCTCTTCTCCAGCCAGTATCAGGCACTGGCTATTGTTGAAGAGGTTGCGCGAGATAACGTGTTTATTCAACTGGATACTTTCCATGCGCAAAAAGTGGATGGCGACCTGACGCATTTAATCCGCGACTACGCCGGGAAATATGCCCACGTACAAATTGCCGGACTGCCCGATCGACATGAACCGGACGATGGTGAGATCAACTATCCGTGGCTGTTCCGCCTGTTCGATGAGGTGGGATATCAGGGCTGGATCGGTTGTGAATACAAACCTCGTGGCCTCACCGAAGAAGGGCTTGGCTGGTTCGACGCCTGGCGCTAA